The following proteins come from a genomic window of Bacteroidota bacterium:
- a CDS encoding SDR family oxidoreductase: MNIIVTGASKGVGFQTVLRLNDNPGNKLVAIARNGDLLAKLKNSARYPENIQIVPFDLKDFFLYKSELLKNILRAIENVDVLINNAGLLINKSFDSQSEEDFNLQMEINFKVPFMLTQLLLPYFNTNAHVLNISSMGSVQGSAKFQGLSIYSSSKAALAVLTECLAEELKDKGIKSNCLALGATQTEMLAEAFPGYIAPISAADMGRYVADFAISGHKYFNGKILPVALTTP; the protein is encoded by the coding sequence ATGAATATTATTGTCACAGGGGCCAGCAAGGGTGTCGGATTTCAGACGGTATTAAGATTGAATGACAATCCCGGGAATAAACTAGTTGCTATCGCTCGAAATGGTGACCTTTTAGCTAAATTGAAAAATTCAGCTAGATACCCTGAAAACATTCAAATTGTTCCATTCGATTTAAAGGATTTTTTTCTTTATAAATCCGAATTATTGAAAAATATATTAAGGGCAATCGAAAATGTGGATGTATTAATTAACAATGCCGGTTTATTAATAAATAAAAGCTTCGATTCCCAGTCGGAAGAAGATTTTAATCTTCAGATGGAGATAAATTTTAAAGTACCTTTTATGCTTACCCAATTACTTCTTCCTTATTTTAATACGAATGCGCATGTGCTAAATATTAGCAGCATGGGAAGTGTTCAGGGGAGTGCCAAATTCCAGGGGCTTTCAATATACAGTTCAAGTAAAGCGGCATTAGCTGTTTTAACTGAATGTCTGGCAGAAGAGCTTAAAGATAAGGGGATCAAATCAAATTGTCTGGCTTTAGGAGCAACACAAACAGAAATGCTGGCTGAAGCGTTTCCCGGTTACATCGCACCAATAAGTGCTGCAGATATGGGCAGGTATGTTGCTGACTTTGCGATATCAGGCCATAAATATTTTAATGGAAAAATTCTGCCTGTGGCTTTAACAACTCCTTAA
- a CDS encoding SoxR reducing system RseC family protein, producing the protein MSATKNIIEHPGRIDKIENDKITVTILSQSACSTCHSKSMCTVSEMEEKTIEIKNYEELGYKVGEQITVYMKKSLGTWAVMFGYLFPFLLVIFSLITLILITGKEGLSGLISLGLLLPYYFGLHKLKDKFSRTFEFSIKSFES; encoded by the coding sequence ATGAGTGCGACTAAAAATATAATAGAACATCCGGGAAGGATTGATAAAATAGAGAACGATAAGATTACCGTTACGATTCTGTCACAATCGGCATGCTCAACCTGTCATTCAAAATCGATGTGTACTGTTTCCGAAATGGAAGAGAAAACCATTGAAATTAAAAATTATGAAGAATTAGGGTATAAGGTGGGCGAACAAATTACGGTCTACATGAAAAAATCATTAGGTACCTGGGCCGTTATGTTTGGCTACTTATTCCCATTTTTGCTTGTGATATTTTCATTAATTACCCTCATCTTGATCACCGGTAAGGAAGGATTATCAGGTTTAATATCTTTAGGGCTTTTACTTCCTTATTATTTTGGGCTTCACAAGTTAAAAGATAAGTTTAGTCGTACCTTCGAATTTAGCATAAAATCTTTTGAATCATAA
- a CDS encoding RnfABCDGE type electron transport complex subunit B, translating to MIIYAVIFLGVVGAASAVILYFIAQKFKVIEDPKIDEVEGALPAANCGGCGFPGCRGFSEALVKSVNEKQSIEGLSCPVGGNDVMAKVAAILGIVAEEKEPQIAVIRCSGSKENAPKKINYDGPATCAFAHNLSSGESGCPYGCLGCGDCVAACKFDAIYMDEVTGLPVVKDNCVACGACVIACPRNIIELRNKGKKDRRIFVSCMNEEKGGIAKKNCSVACIGCSKCFKVCPFEAITMNNNLAYIDYEKCKLCRKCVPECPTNAIHELNFPPRKEKIVEGESNVEPKIEVNKDQSLDTKE from the coding sequence ATTATCATTTATGCAGTCATATTCCTCGGTGTTGTAGGTGCTGCATCTGCAGTAATTTTATATTTCATCGCACAGAAATTCAAGGTAATCGAGGATCCCAAAATTGATGAAGTAGAAGGTGCGTTACCTGCCGCAAATTGTGGGGGATGCGGATTTCCGGGTTGTCGTGGGTTTTCCGAGGCCTTGGTAAAATCGGTTAATGAAAAACAATCGATTGAAGGTTTAAGTTGCCCGGTAGGAGGCAATGATGTAATGGCTAAGGTTGCCGCAATTTTAGGGATTGTTGCCGAAGAAAAAGAACCACAAATCGCAGTTATCAGATGCTCCGGTTCAAAGGAAAATGCACCTAAAAAGATCAATTATGACGGTCCTGCCACTTGTGCCTTCGCTCATAATTTATCTTCGGGTGAGAGTGGATGCCCATATGGTTGCTTAGGTTGTGGCGATTGTGTTGCCGCCTGTAAGTTTGATGCAATCTATATGGATGAGGTAACCGGTTTGCCCGTTGTTAAAGACAATTGTGTTGCCTGTGGAGCTTGTGTTATTGCATGTCCTCGAAATATAATCGAGTTACGAAATAAAGGTAAAAAGGACCGAAGGATTTTTGTTTCATGTATGAATGAAGAAAAAGGCGGTATTGCTAAAAAGAATTGCAGTGTTGCCTGTATCGGATGCAGCAAATGTTTTAAGGTTTGTCCTTTCGAAGCCATTACCATGAACAATAATTTAGCTTATATCGACTACGAAAAATGTAAGCTATGCAGAAAGTGTGTGCCAGAATGCCCCACAAATGCAATTCATGAACTAAACTTTCCCCCTCGTAAGGAGAAAATAGTTGAGGGCGAAAGTAATGTTGAACCAAAAATTGAAGTTAACAAAGATCAATCACTAGATACAAAAGAGTAA